Genomic window (Gadus chalcogrammus isolate NIFS_2021 chromosome 3, NIFS_Gcha_1.0, whole genome shotgun sequence):
GACCTTTTGTCAAAGGACATTGGTGTAACCTgtctgctcccgacgagctggctgtcgccttgcatggttgactccgccgtcggtgggagaatgtgtgtatgaaccgttGCACctcgcttcggataaaagcatctgttaATGGCCTTAATGTGAATGTAAACGTAAAGAGTCTTGCAGTCGGTGCACACAGCCTTGGCATCGAGCTGATGCCAAAAGGTCTCGTCATCTCTTAAAGCAAGAGCGTGGGCAGGTTTCACGTCCGAGAGTGCCTAGTAGTAATTTGTTTCACTTCTTTTTTGAAAGATGGAAGCCATGACGGCATAATCTACAGACATAGAGCCTTCTCTGACAGAGTTTCCCTTGTCCCTTCCAATCGATGCCCAGCCATCGTTTGTTGTGGTTCTAACGTTCAGGTTGTCTCCAGTCGAGACAAACGCCTCCAGACCTACCCTCCTACAGGAACCTGATTGGTCGAGACAGAGCCGAGTGCGTCTGCCACCAGATGTTAATCCAAAGCGTGAGGTGTGAGACGGCTATTACTCTGTAAAGTTAACCCACAACAAAGTATGTGTTTGCCCTTAATTTGCCGTGCATGTGTGATGCATCTAATCTGGGTCAGTGCGCTTCATGCCTTGTTTCCATTGTGTGAATTACTTCTGCTGTACACAGACCTCCCTGCCCGGGCGGTCACCGGGAGGACAGCAGCTCACCTCTTTGGCCTTGTTGCGGCTGCGCATGTTCTCGGCGATGTACTTCACGCTCTCGATGGCCTGCTTGATCTCGGGCGACACGGCGGAAAACGCGGCCACCGAGTGGAGGCTCTGGGAGCCCAGCAGACCGGCCAGCTTCCCCGGGTCCGCCATCTCCGGGGGTTCCTTCCAGGGGCACTTGTTCCCAGCACAGCCCTCTATGGAGGAGAGCTTACTGTCCCCGAAGTCCAGGCAGTTCAGGGACCCACCTCCGACCTGCTGGGAGGAACGTTGGGACCCCGAACGCCAGAACAACAAGCAATCGTTAAGATCTAGTCCGAACATGGGCCATGTTGGCCCCCTTCATTACTCATATCAGCACAAAGCCTCCATCATCATAGTTAGAAGTCGGCATTCCCACATCCCACTACTCGttctctcctccctgtctcacttCCCAGAGCTCATGCgctcctccctgtctcacttCCCAGAGCTCATGCTATCCGTCCCATCTCACCCTCCGCTGCACTGCGAAGGGGGTCACCACTAACCTGCGTCAGGCTGTTCTTCCTCTTCCAcactcccttccctcctcctcctcctcctcctcctactcctcctcctccgccggctccgcctccagctccggctcctccccccacaccaGCCTCCCCGGCGCCGTCCGTCCCGCCGGCCGCCTTGCCCTCCTGGTCCACGGGCCGGCGCATCAGCATGACCCGGGGCAGCGCCCGCAGGAACACGGCGCGCACCCAGCCCGGCATGGTGTGGGTCATGGGCGTGCGGTAGTGCACGTTGAGCACGAACACGGTGATGACGATGCTGAGCGTGACGAAGATCATGGTGAAGAGCAGGTACTCGCCGATGAGCGGGATGACCAGCGAGGTGGAGGGGATGGTCTCGGTGATGACCAGCAGGAACACGGTGAGCGACAGCAGCACCGAGATGCACAGGGTGACCTTCTCGCCGCAGTCGGACGGCAGGTAGAAGACCAGCACGGTGAGGAAGGAGATGAGCAGGCAGGGGATGATGAGGTTGACGGTGTAGAAGAGGGGCAGCCGGCGGATGTAGAAGGAGTAGGTGATGTCCGTGTAGATCTCCACGCAGCAGTTGTACTTGATGTCGTGCTTGTAGCCCGGCGCGTCGATGATCTCCCACTCGCCGCTCTCCCAGAAGTCCTTGAGGTTCACCTGGGTTGAAGGTTAAGAAGGTTGTTTGGTTTATGGATCAACTGAACTGTCATGTTTGTCAACCGGGGCCTCAGACTTTTTGCCccttaaaaatataataaatgccCCAAAGATATGGGCTTTTAAATGGGCTTTTAAATCCCCCAGTAAAAAATAGACTCGGGCAGATTACTGTTTGGTGTTTATGGTCTGGAATCAATGCGTCCAGGTTTTCTTTCCTTTGTAGTCTTTGGAAAAATACCATATTTTCCAACATTTTACCATATTGCCCAAGTCATCCAAAATGCCCCCAAATCATATTAGAAGGGGGCATAAAAACGCCCTGGTAAGATACACCTTATTACCCTGCCCTTATATTCACACCGACCTTTGAGCCAATCAGTAACAGGTCGATCTTGGCCTTGTCGTGGGTCCAGGAGCCGAACTTGAGGGAGCAGTTCTGGTAGTCGAAGGGGAAGTAGGTGATGTCCATGGGGCACGAGGACTTGAAGATGGCCGGAGGAACCCAGGTGATGGTGCCGTCAAACTTCAGCAGGGCCTTGGTCTTATCCTCCACCAGGAAGTCCCCCACAGCGctgcaaagtgtgtgtgagagtgtgtgtttttagacCCAAAAGgttacatttatgaatagaaTCTGATTGAATTGATCACAAAAGCAATAACGAGCAGATCCATTTTCGTGAGTTACTTTTGACTCCGATACTAAATAAGGTAAGGTGGAGATGTGAGGAACGGTAGCAATAGAAGTTAACGCGGACGGCTCAGTCCTACTTGTTGTAGAGAACGATGTCGGGTCTCCAGAGTTTGTTGGCAGGAACTCGGATGAACTCGATGCCGTCGTACTCCACGGGCATCCATCGTAGCTTGTAGTCGTTCCAAATCTGGGCACAACCGGCACGGCACTCCCAGGTTAGTGACATGAACACTGATGATCATTGATATTGCAAATCATGGGATTTTGTGAAGACATTTTGTCCTGCCCCTGATGGTGGGAGAAGGTATAGCCGTATCTACAGCACAGCTACGTCCGTTTGTTGTAACAGATGCTCCGCAGTCTGTGATTTGGAGGGGAATGGGCATAGTCGCCATAATACCGCCCTCAATCATCGTGCTGCTCATATGTCATGTGTAGGGAAACCATCTGGGAAACATACAGCTGGCGAATCCATACTGCAGTGGATAAAGAATATGTCATTGTATAACATGTTTACTCGATTCCCACAGCCGGTCtgaaagcagagagagacagcgagagcaCATGTTTCTATTCTGCCAAAATACAAATGGGTTCTGTTTGAAACGCCGTGCCTCGATTAGTCCTGCCTGTGTTTTATGTCGTTCACAATGGAGCCATTCCCTTGGAAAGGTGACTTAATCTGTCAGTAATTAACCGGGAGCTGTTAAGTAACCTGCGTCACGCTGCGATAGCTTTTCCATTAAACCCGACCGGGAAAGGGAGGCAAAGACTGACTCATTTGGCAGCATTGACGTGCTCGGTTTGGAGCTAAATTATCAGACCTGTCCATTCGCCCATGTTTTTTGCCCACATGGCCCACGTTACCTGTGATGGCTTGATAATACACCTAAAGTTCTCACTAGTAATTTTTATTGTATATGTCTTGTTGACTTTGATGCTACTATCATGAGAAAAACCTTATGGAGGTCCCCATGTCTCATTATACTGCTTGGACTACAGTTGACCCTGGGTTGTTTCATATTGATTGATATATTTACCTCTTTTaagttaacagcagttgaatggagtgagtgagttagcACCCTAACGGTGCTTATCTTGGTTTATTTGAGCAGGGTCTGCTTTTTACTGGCTTTTTACACCTGTGATGACCTGCTAATATACCTCAAGTTCTTGCTAGCAGTGATTATTGGATATGTCTTGTTGACTTTTGATACTACTACTCGTGCGAAAGCTTTGCTTAGCATAGCTGTCAAATTTGAATTACTGCTGAAACATGTGACCAGCCAGAAGATGACCGGTCACACGTTTTAGTAATTGATCTCCTTCTCTGAAGTTTGCTCTGCTGAGACAGTGGATAACAGTTCTCTGCTGTGGGCTGGTTTGGTGTACAGTGAAGTGATTGATAGGCAATCTAAAAACACAGGGAAGGGGTGAATAACTACGAGAGGGGGAAAGCGACCAAGACCGAATTCAATAACAAAACCCAGCTGGGTTTGGATAAAGACGACAGGAGTTGGGAAAATGTACAGGAATACGATAGTGggaaataaacacatttccttcacacatgcactgctctcctcttcttccactGAGTTACTCCCCAGCTACAGCAGAGTCAGCAGAGAACTTATTTAGATAAACTCGGAAAGAGGATTTGTACTACCTTTGACAACAAAGAAAGGGGAAGTAAGAGGATGAAAAATGGAATccttttattttcagaaatacACCTTTTGTGCTCTCAAGGGACCCAACAATGTAAGCAATCGGTTTTATCTTAAACAATAATCCCATGCTTATGTCAGACCTGGAACCCTCAGGTGGCTTGCTACGAATGATTAATGTTTATAAAATCGAAGGGGATTTCAACCCACAGGAGGAACGCGGGCGTGTCCTGTTAGATGAACCGGCCGTATAGACTGGAGGATTGCTGCTGGTTGAGGTGACAACGTAAAGACTCCTTGGCTATAGATCTGCTACGCAGCAAAAGgtcaggggagtgtgtgtgtgcgtgtgtgtgtgtgtgtgtgtgcctgtttgtgtgtgtatgtgtgtgtgtcccgagCTCCCAGCTGACTCCCTGAATCATCCTTATGTTCTGTTTTGCTCACTCTGTCGTCTCCCTCCCACTCGCTGCCTCGCTGTCCCCGTGATGTACAACCGTCTCgctaacacacagtacacacgcacgcacgcaatacacacacacacacaaatacacacgacacacaaactaacacacacatacacacacgcattcacatatgtacacgcacacagtacacacacacacacacacacacgtgcaataaacacacacacacgcacacaccacacacacacacacacacacacacacacacacacacacacgcacacacaaatacacacacacacacacacacacacacacacacacacacacacacacacacacacacacacacacacacacacaaactcaagcacatacaaacatgcatacacatatgtACACGACGCACCGATTGGATTCAGCTCTTCTTGAACTAGAGCTGTACCGCAGTGGACATATGTCATCATCAATTCTATGTGCTCGGCTGTGCTCTGCTCTGCTGCATGTGCAAAACGGGCTGTGTGGCTTTCAATATTGACATAATGCAATCAGCAGGGCATAgaaaataccacacacacacacacacacgcacacacacactccctccctccctctgtccaatttgctttctgtgtgtgtgtgtttgtgtatgtgtgtgtgtgtgtatgtttgtgtgagtgtgtgtgtgtgtgtgtttgtacatatgcatatgtgtgcgtgtgtttgtgtgtgtgcatgtgtgtgtctatgtctgtgtacatgtgcatgtgtgtgtgtgtgtgtgtgcgtgcgtgcgtgcgtgcgtgcgtgcgtgcgtgcgtgcgtgcgtgcgtgcgtgcgtgcgtgcgtgcgtgcgtgcgtgcgtctgagtCTGTGCAGAACTTACATGTCGGAGCCATAGATTGGTCTCCATGATCTGGTTCACCTCATCCtgcaggggaggaagagaaaccGTGAGCTCTTGTCCATCTCCCACTGTGGCCCGGTGCCAGGAGACAGAAAGCATTCAGGCACCATGCActgctcgattatggggaaAATCGGAATCACCATTATTTTGgcaaatattgaaatcacgattattcaaaacgattatttttgagtttgaaaacatggtgtATTTTTTCAGCATGTATCGACCCAAAAAAAACTTTggaactgagaactttgaaaatttgccttaaaaaaatacacagaatggtcaaaaagaaaatgttccaaactaaaataatgtaaagatatgtatccagctgtctgccctttctataaaagctaaaataaaaaatatatatgtattttttttttatcgaaaaactcgattatgttaatttttcgatcgtttgacgctaaaatcgaaatcgcgatcaaaattcgatttatcgcccagccctaactgCATGTCCAGTGTACGTTTTCGGGGAGGGTTGGTGGGATGCGTACACTCGTTGGTGGGCCTTCCCCTCCGAGGAACTAAGCCTTTTCCACCAAATAAATATAGCTAAAACTGTGAAATCGGTAGTGGATGACATGTTTATAAAGTAATTGCTCAGACGTGAGTGCGTCACAGTGACTGTGAGTGAGAGAACTGCCAAAAAAAAGAGGCTCAAATCTTCAAGCGACGACGTACAGTGAAAAAAGTGGAGATACCGAAATAAATGGGATGTATAATCCGCCACTCTGTCCGAAAGGGCCCCCGGTTGACTGACAGGCCTGTCAGTTAATAATAGATAGGCGGGTCAAGGACTCAATTGCCCTTCTTATCTTCTCTGATTCATATGCAGGTAGGTTGGGACATTATTccattgcgtgtgtgtatgtgtgtgtgtgtgtgtgtgtgtgtgtgtatgtgtgtgtgtgtgtgtgtgtgtgtgtgtgtgtgtgtgtgtgtgtgtgtgtgtgtgtgtgtgtgtgtgtgtgtgtgtgtgtgtgcgagcgtgtgcgagcgtgtgtgtgtatgtgcgtgagcgtgtgcgtgtctgtgtgcgtgtgggcgcatgcatgtgcgtgtgtgcgtgattgtgcaCGCGTGCCTGTGTGAGcttgtgcacgtgcacgtgtgcttgtgtgcatgtgtgcgcgtgcgcttgtgcgtgtgtgtccgcctACCACTTTGACCAGCTGGGAGATGGAGACCTCGAAGGCCACCATGACGGGATCGGAGACGTTCTCCACTGGGCGGATGAACTGGTTGTAACGTTTGAACAACTTCTTGAACAGCTTGTCCTCTGCCCTTGAGGAGAGGCAGTCTGCAGGGAGGTCAGGGGGTTAGACGCAGAGCGAGGACACGAGCACACTCTGATGTGAATACACGGTAGGGTTGAGGTCTGaaagaaacatgaatttaaacATCACAGCCCTTTGGCTtttcatctttctttctttcagtttttgtatTGATTTCCAACGAAAAATAAGTAAAGTTGAAACAGTGAGTGCCATGTTGTTTACTTTCCCTTACACATTAGCTAGCTCCGCCCCTAGCCTCGCCCCCTTCACCTCCTGGTCTTTCCTCCACCAGGTGTCTTTTGTTCATCCTTGATTAACTCCAGGTGTTCCTCATGCGTCATTACTGCTTGGACTACAGTTGACCCTTCATTCGTTGAGTTAATCTTGTCTGATATATTTACCTTTTTATGTTAAAAGCAGTGAGTCTGTCAACACCGACAGACATTTATGGCATTTagcgtttttatccaaagcgacttacaacagttaatacacacatgcacaaaccgacggcggagtcaacgaTGCAAGGCGACAAGCacctcatcaggagcagttagggttagattcctcgctcagggacacctctacACTAAGCTAGAAGGAGCCGgggttcgaactagcaaccttccggttaccctCCAACCTGCTCTATCTCCTGAGGTAAGCAGACCAGATATTTAGCTTATCTTGGTTTATTTTAGCTGGCTCTGCTGTTTTACTGGCACTTTTTATTGTTTTCGCACCCAACTTTCTTTTGTTTGTCTGGGGAAAAAGTAAAACCCGCGCCGACGTTGCCTTAAAAATACCCAGTGCGAGCGAGTGAATCCAGAAACCCGGAGGAACGTGGTGTTCCGTCTGTCCTCCCACGGGGGGAACCCGTCCTGCGGTCCTCTCCCTCAGGACAGAACAAGCCTACAGAGAAACCTCTCTTTTGGTTCCCGGCTCCGGGGCTGAGAATAATTAGTCTGCCAAGTTAAGCACTCGCACAAACGGTCACCAGACGACTGGGAAGCATCTAATAAAAAGAACGGCAATTCTAAGACACCCAACAAAAATATAACAACCAACAAAACTATTAAAGGATGCGTCATTTCATTCCTGTTGTGTTATGAAAGAACGGGAAACAGCGTGCGTTCTTCTTAAAAGGAGGCTGAACGCTTTTTTGGTACTTTTGTGTACTCCAGTGACGCAAAATAAACTCTGTGAAGAACGGGATGGCATGCGAAACCGACAGGGCGCTGTAAATACCTCCCTCCCCTGACACCctgcctgcatgtctgtctcACAGCTGAGTCACTCTGCtcatatacataaataaatccaGGTTCCTGTGATGACAGAAGAGCCCAGGCagaaccacccacccaccaccccttACAAGTCTGCTCGCTGTTAACTGAAATAGTCCATCCCGTCATACCTTGTCTTTACATTATGGTCCTGGTCCCCCTGAGCACTGCCTATCAGTGGTTCCTCCTAACCCAGAGGTTAAAGGTCACTGGCTGGGCTCCGTTaacccacatgcacacgtacgtGCAAAGCTGGCCGGTATAACGtgatgaggaagagagggagggacagttCATGAAGCTGAGCTGCTGTGTGGGAGCTTCACTCTCTCTTCGTTCCGTATGTGTTAACTTAATgattctcccccttctcccctccttcccctcctcccctccctcccctccttcttctcctccttccccttcctccccccttcttctccccctcctcccctccgtcccctcctccttcccttcctccccccttcttctcctcctcctcctcctcctccttctctacaTTCTACGTCCGTCTACATCAATATGACTACATTCATACCACGTTTTTTCTCGTTTTAGGAAGTGAAGAAAGTGGTTGTTAATCCGTTAAGAAACGTTGGACAATTCGTAAAGTAAGAGTAAGGAGTAGATATAtagaggtagacagacagacaggccagtagagagacaggccagaagtaagctttactttcgGAGACCCTTGAGTATATTTTATCTAACAACATTGAGCATAGACGTTGTTTCTAAAATCAATTGTCTGTCAACTTGGAAAAACGAGTGGCCAAAAGTCTCCTAATTAATGAAGAAGCTCACACTATCTAAAAGACAAAGTTGCGTCAACCCAATTAGGAGATGATTCTTTTCTCAAAGTCTTAACCGATAAGTGCTACACCAATACCAAAGCTGACAGCTAACTCTTTGTGGCGCCTCTTCCAGAGGGCAGGATAGCGACGGACGAAGCGAGAATAACAGACAAATGAAGGGCAGACGAGATGAAAGTGTTTAAAAAACAGCTGATACAAAGAgcagggaaaggagagaggagagagagggggactggAGGCAAATCCGACTTAAGATGTCATTCAGGAGACGAGCCGTACTTTTGAGACATCTTTTGTGACATTTTTTCTTTGCGAGCCTCGGTAAAGCAATTGGCTGTTTGTGCCGTGTGATGTATAtacttatatacatatatatatatatatatatatatatatatatatatatattagtgctgtcagttaaacgtgttattaacggtGTTAACGCAAACAAATTTTATcgtgcgattaacgcaattgattttcttttttttctttggctcaaaacaaagaagcagtagcttgactgctatgttcaaggcagtatgtttgcatgttcatcgtttaattgcactataggctctttttttgtatcgtcctgttttgatcagtatatgccaatgttgttatcaataaaaaaacatttgcacaaggcaagccgatgcacttctccatgttgataagagcattaaaatgagaacaattaatgggacaaagaaatcaagggatatttggcatagaaaaaagatttgcgattaattaacttaactatgacattaatgggattaatcgcgattgaatattttaatcgcttgacagcactaatatatatatatatatatatattagatatacTGGACTTTATACTATACTGGATGGAATACAATCCAGATTCAGATCGACAAGAGGATTAAGGGTGAGGAAgacaagggaggaagggaggttgGGAGGCAgttaggaaggaaggaaggaaggaaggttgGGAGGCAGttaggaaggaaggatggaaaGAAGTaaaggaggaatgaaggaaagaaggaaggaaaagaaggaaggaaggaagcaaaGGAGGGAGAGTGGTTGGGAGGACGGAAAGGAAGACTAAAGTAGCTTGAAAGACTGGGCTGATGCTTGCTTCGTTAGAAAGTTGCTCTTCTTGTTATAATTACAAAAGAACAGCAGCCTTAAGGCCGCTGACCAATACGATGCCTTGATCAAAGcactctctgtcacacacacacacacacacacacacacacatgcacgcacacacacaactttctCTGCCTTATCCAACAATTAATCtgtggattttgttatctgggCTGGGGTGCTTTATTTGAATCGTCTAATAATGAATCCTTACATGATCCAAACGATACGGACCCTGCCCCATTATAAAGGCTGGAAACTGTTGAAGGGAATTAGAGAAGACAAATGAAAAGtaaagggaagaagaagaagaaaggagcagtggggaggaggtgaagcagaAGAGGAAGTAGGaggagtagaagaagaagaagaagaagaagaagaagatggaggagtagcagaagaagaagaagaagaagaagaagaagaagaagaagaagaagaagaagaagaagaagaagaaaggagcagaggggaggaggtgaagcagaAGAGGAAGTAGGaggagtagaagaagaagaagaagaagaagatggaggagtagcagaagaagaagaagaagaagaagaagaagaagaagaagaagaagaagatggaggagtagcagaagaagaagaagaagaagaagaagaagaagaagaagaaaggaacgaggaggagggaggaagaggaggagaagggaataCAGATAACAGCAGAGGAAGCACAAGGCCGATAAATAGCTAACAGAGTGATTGTTAAAAGGCTTTCTCCCATGCCGCTGAAGAGGGGATGGTACATAGAAAGATGATCAACGGAGGGATCCATCTCTCGCCTGCCCTCCCCTGAGCATGGAAAAGCTTTTAACAAGAGGAGggtaagggggagagagggaggcagggataCAGAACCTTGGAGAGAGGTGGTAGTGTTTATGACAAATTGAAGGCAAAGGTAGTGtaggtgcatgcgtgtgtgcgtgagtgcgtgcgtgcgtgcgtgcgtgcgtgcgtgcgtgcgtgcgtgcgtgcgtgcgtgcgtgcgtgcgtgcgtgcgtgcgtgcgtgcgtgcgtgcgtgtgtgtgatttatgcCTGCAACATAACTTATGGAGAGCTGTTGTGCAAGGGAGTGATTAAATGAGTGATTGAGAGTGAATGAGAATGAGAGGAAGGAAAGTGAACTTggtgggagaggagcaggaggaggaggaggaggagggggaggagagggagggggaggagggaggaggaggaggaggaggagggggaggaagagtaggagatgggaggagggggaggaggagattggggagggggaggaggaggtgggggagggggaggaggaggagggggaggaggcggaggaggagaggagtagggggaggaagagtaggagatgggaggagggggaggagaaggtgggggagggggagggggagggggagaaacatTCAGATAACACGTacgggaggaagggagagagagaatctccCACCCAGCAGCTCATCTTCATGAAGTCTTTCTTCATCACGTTATTCTGGACATCTTCGGACATTTTGTGCATGTGGGTTATCGGAGCACGGCCAGTGACCTTTAACCTCTGGGATAACAGGAACCACTGACATATGCAGTACTCAGGTGACATGCGAATCAAAGCAGCATGGCATTCATGGCCCACTGCACACATACCTGTGTGTGCTACTTTTACTTTTTCTCTTAGTTCATGCCGGGAGAATGATGATCGAATTAGACACACGCCTAAGGAAAGTCTCCCAAAAGAAGGAATTTTAACTGAGGTTTTACCATCAAAAATACATCACAATACCGCAGATAACACAGGCTCTATAAAGAGGGGGTTTACAGTTAATTTGAGGTCGGCTTAGTTTAGGAGATAGAGCAGGTTGATATGTAACctggaggttgctagttcgatccctgacTCCACCTGGGTGactgttgaggtgtccctgagcaagacgtcTACAACtcgtcgctttggatagaagcgtctgctaaatgtaaaattTAAATCTATAACCTGCGTTCGACGGCGGTTCCTTACGCGTCAAACCCAACTTCACACTGTTCAACATGAAAGTGTACCAAATGGACTGGCCACTTCCCTGATGGACAGTGGATCGTTTGGATTTACAcaaaagtaaaaggaaaaaggcaATCTATAAATGTATCGCAAACGTGTCagcaggagaagggagagagggggagagagagggagagagagagggaggtacaACTCATCTCTCTGTGAGTCAGGTCGGGTTCCACCGCTCCCCCCTCGGCTGCACCGTCCCTCTGTTGTGTTCTATAAATGTTACCGTGGCGAAACCCCACAGCACCACCCTGCTGCTAGCaagcactccctctctctctctctctctctctctctctctctctctctctctctctctctctcattcactttatctctctcttttctctctctctctctctctctctctctctctctctctctctctctctctctctttttctctctctcattcactttatctctctctccctttttctctctcattcactttatctctctctcttcctccctctcattcCTCTCTCGTTATCGCTCTGTCACTCTccctttttatctctctctctctctccccccctctctctctctctacctcgttctctctcacatgtgccctctctcacacacacaaacacacatgtctataaacacacacac
Coding sequences:
- the chrna6 gene encoding neuronal acetylcholine receptor subunit alpha-6 isoform X4, with translation MVAFEVSISQLVKVDEVNQIMETNLWLRHIWNDYKLRWMPVEYDGIEFIRVPANKLWRPDIVLYNNAVGDFLVEDKTKALLKFDGTITWVPPAIFKSSCPMDITYFPFDYQNCSLKFGSWTHDKAKIDLLLIGSKVNLKDFWESGEWEIIDAPGYKHDIKYNCCVEIYTDITYSFYIRRLPLFYTVNLIIPCLLISFLTVLVFYLPSDCGEKVTLCISVLLSLTVFLLVITETIPSTSLVIPLIGEYLLFTMIFVTLSIVITVFVLNVHYRTPMTHTMPGWVRAVFLRALPRVMLMRRPVDQEGKAAGGTDGAGEAGGGVGGGGGGGGKGVWKRKNSLTQQVGGGSLNCLDFGDSKLSSIEGCAGNKCPWKEPPEMADPGKLAGLLGSQSLHSVAAFSAVSPEIKQAIESVKYIAENMRSRNKAKEVEDDWKYVAMVIDRIFLWVFVTVCILGTLGLFLQPVINFLS
- the chrna6 gene encoding neuronal acetylcholine receptor subunit alpha-6 isoform X5; this encodes MVAFEVSISQLVKVDEVNQIMETNLWLRHIWNDYKLRWMPVEYDGIEFIRVPANKLWRPDIVLYNNAVGDFLVEDKTKALLKFDGTITWVPPAIFKSSCPMDITYFPFDYQNCSLKFGSWTHDKAKIDLLLIGSKVNLKDFWESGEWEIIDAPGYKHDIKYNCCVEIYTDITYSFYIRRLPLFYTVNLIIPCLLISFLTVLVFYLPSDCGEKVTLCISVLLSLTVFLLVITETIPSTSLVIPLIGEYLLFTMIFVTLSIVITVFVLNVHYRTPMTHTMPGWVRAVFLRALPRVMLMRRPVDQEGKAAGGTDGAGEAGVGGGAGAGGGAGGGGGVGGGSLNCLDFGDSKLSSIEGCAGNKCPWKEPPEMADPGKLAGLLGSQSLHSVAAFSAVSPEIKQAIESVKYIAENMRSRNKAKEVEDDWKYVAMVIDRIFLWVFVTVCILGTLGLFLQPVINFLS